CGTGACCACGTTGCCCACCGCCCAGGACAGCGCCGCCCCGAGCACCAGCAGCAGCGCGGTCAGCGTCACGTCGCCGCCGCGGCCGACGGCGACCACGGCCAGCCCGCCCGAGCCCAGCAGCACCCCGGCGACCTGCGCCGGACGGGGCCGTTCCCTCAGCGCCCCCGCGGCGATCACCACGGTGAGGACCACCTGCGCCTGGAGCAGCAGGGCCGCCAGCCCGGGCGGCATCCCGGCCTGCAGGCCGAGGTAGAGCAGCGCGAACTGACCCAGGGACGTGAACACCCCCACCGCGACGACCACCCGCCAGGGCGCCGCCGGCCGGGGGACCAGGAAGACCGCCGGGACCGCCACCGCGACGAACCGCAGGGCCACGAGGAGCAGCGGGGGCATGTCGGTCAGCCCCCAGTCGATGACCAGGAAGTTGAGCCCCCAGATGAGGGCGACCAGAGCCGCCAGCCACGTGTCGCGCAGAGTCACGGGCCCCAGCCTGTCCGGGTTGATCGTGAAGCACCAGCGCACAGAATTCGATACTTCCTTGTAGCGCTGCTGCATGGTTGGATGGCGACGTGATCGACCTCTCGGCTCTGGTGTCCCTGCGGGCCGTCGACGCGACCGGCTCCGTGTCGGCCGCCGCGGACGCCCTCGGCTACACCCCCAGCGCGGTCTCCCAGCAGATCAAGCGGCTCGAGCGCCAGGCGGGGGTGGCCCTGCTGGAGCGGGTGGGACGCGGCGTGATGCTGACCGGACCCGGGCGCCGGCTGGTCGAGGAGGGTGCGACGCTGCTGCTGGACCTGGAGCAGATCGAGGCCGGGCTGCTGGCCGAGGCGGGCACCGTGTCCGGCCGGCTGCGGGTGACCGCCTTCTCCACCGCGATGCGTGGGCTGGTCGCCCCGGCGGTGGCCACCCTGCTCACCGACCACCCCGACCTCGAGGTCACCCTCACCGAGTCCGAGCCCTTCGAGGCGGTCGACCTCGTCGCCGCGGGGCAGGCCGACGTCGCGGTGGTGCACAGCTGGGGCGACCAGGCGCTGGAGACCCCGGACCACGTCGACCCGGTGCCGGTCGGTCGCGACGTCGCCGACGTGCTGGTCCCGGTCGGTCACCGGCTGGCGGGCCGGACCCGGGTGAGCCCGCACGACCTGGTCGACGAGGACTGGATCGCCACCCCCGAGGGCAGCATCTGCCGGCGCTGGCTGTCCCGGATGCACGACGGCACCGGGCGGCCGCCGCGGATCGCCCACCAGGCGTTCGAGTTCGAGTCCCACGTGGCGATGGTGGAGGCCGGGCTGGGCATCGCGCTGGTGCCCCGGCTGGGACGTCAGCCGCTCCCGCCCGGCGTCGTCGCCGTCGCCGTGCACCGCCCGGTGCCCGAGCGCACCATCACCGCGCTGTCACGTCGCAGCATGGGCTCCAGCCCGGCCGTCCGCGCCGTACTGGACGCGCTGGGCCGGGCCGGTGAGGGCACGCACCCCCTAGCCCCCGCTCCGCGGCGGCTCAGGTGAGCGCCGGCAGGAGGACCTCCCACACGGAGTCCAGGACGTCGCTCGTCGGCCCCGGATGGCTCGCGGTCACGGTGACGCACACCCCCTGCTCGGGCAGCAGGATGCACAGCTGGCCGTGGATCCCGTCCATCCGCCAGGCCCCTGCCCGCGAGCACCCCCACACCTGGAGGCCGTACCGCTCGTTGTCCGGGTGCGGCGCCGAGGCCCCCGTCGCGCGGTGCTCCCCGGTGGCCACCATGTCCGCCGACATCTCGGCCAGGTAGCCCGCCGGCAGGAGCCGGCGCCCCTCGTGAGCACCTCCGTCGAGGAGCACACGTCCCACGCGCGCCAGCTCCTCGGTGCGCAGCTGCAGGCCCACCGCGCCGAGGGAGAACCCGAGCGGGCAGCGCGACCACTGCGGGTTGCCGATCCCCAGCGGGGCGAACAGCCGTGGCCGCAGGTAGTCGCGCAGGTCCTCCCCGGTGCACGCGTGCAGCACCCGGCTCAGCAGGTACGTGCTCGCCCCCCGGTAGGCGAACGAGGCTCCTGGCTCCGCCGAGAGCGGTGCAGCCAACGCCTCCGCGGCCGGGTCCCCGGGGTGGTCGGCGTCCGGGTCGCTCCAGCGCCAGGTGATGCCCGACGTCATGGTCAGCAGGTGCCGGATCGTGATGGCCTCGGTGCCCGCGGCCGCCGTCCGGACCAGAGCCGGCAGGTGGTCCAGAAGGAGGTCGTCCAGCCCCAGCCGCCCCTCGGCCTCAGCCAGCCCCACCGCGAGGGAGGTGATCGTCTTCGACACCGAGTAGAGGTCGCGTCGGACGTCGATCGACCAGCTCCGGACCACGGGCGACCCACCCGGGCGGTGGATGTGGACGCCGTGCAGGCTGAGGCCACGTCCGCCGAGGCCCCGCAGCGCCTCGTCGAGCTCCTCGTCGCTCACCATCCGGCGAGCGTCGAGCCTCGTGGCTCAGCCGCGGGGGTGGGCTCCTGCAACGCCACGCCGTCGGAGTCGTGCCACGGCACCCCCGACCACGGGAGCCGCTTCCGCCACCGCAGCAGGTCACCGGTGATCGGGCTGACCAGGTCCTCCACGTCAGTCGTGGAGCAGGAGCCCGTGCCTGAGCTGCTCCCCTCGGGACCACCCTCTGCGGCCCACCAGAACTCGCCGTGGCCATCGTCGCCCAGGACGTGCACCAGGTACACCTGCGCGGTCATGACAGGGATCCTCGCACGCCGGTGCGCGGTGAGCGCGTGACCGCCGTGACCCGAGCCCGTCGGGCGGGGGAGCAGCCGGCGGCTGAGACGGCTGATCAGCGACCAGCGGGGCTGAGTCCCAGCTGGAGCCCCTGCAAGGGGCGGTTGCGCCGGCCCAGCCGGACGGCCAGGTCCCGCAGGGCCTCCCCGGCACCACCCGGCACCTCGTCGGCCACCACGGGGGAGCCCTCGTCGCCGCCGAGCCGCAGCGCCGGGTCCAGCGGGACCTTGGCCAGCAGCTCGACCTCGTAGCCCAGGCGGGTGGTGAGGGTGCGGGCCACGTCCTCACCGCCCCCGGTGCCGAAGACGTCGTGGGTGTGGCGCTCGCCGCAGTGCGGGCAGGCCACCGACAGCCCGGACATGTTCTCCACCACGCCGATCACGCGCTGGTTCATCATCGAGGCCATGGTGCCGGCGCGCTCGGCCACCTCCGCGGCCGCCTGCTGCGGGGTGGTCACCACCAGCACCTCCGCGTTGGGCAGCTTCTGCCCCAGCGAGATGGCCACGTCCCCGGTGCCCGGGGGGAGGTCGATCAGCAGGTGGTCCAGATCGCCCCAGTAGACGTCGGCCAGCATCTGCTGCAGGGCTCGGTCGAGGATGGGTCCGCGCCAGGCCACCACCTGGTCCCGGCGGGGCTTGAGCATGCCGATGGAGATGACCTTCAGCCCCATCACCGGGACCGGCATGATCATCTCCTCGATGGAGGTGGGGCGGGCGTCGGCCACCCCGAGCATCGCCGGCACCGAGTGGCCGTAGATGTCGGCGTCCAGGACGCCCACGCTCTGCCCGCTCTGGGCCAGCGCCAGGGCCAGGTTGACCGTCAGCGAGGACTTGCCCACCCCGCCCTTGCCGGAGGCGATGGCCAGCACCCGGGTGAGGTTGTCGGCCCGGGCGAAGGGGATCTCCCGGCTGGTCTGGCCGTTGTTCAGCAGGTCCTTCAGCCCGGCCCGCTGCTCCGCGCTCATCACGCCGAGCTCGACCGCCACGGTCGCCACCCCGGGGACGCCCGCCGCGGCGGCGGTGACCTCGCGGGTCAGGGTCTCCTTGAGCGGGCAGCCGGCGATGGTCAGCAGCACCTCGACCCGGACGTGGGAGTCGGCGTCCACGTCGACCGAGGCCACCATGCCGAGCTCGGTGATGGGGCGCTTGATCTCGGGGTCGTCCACCCGGGCCAGGGCCGCGTAGAGGGCTGGCAGCAGGGGGTGGTCGGGGGTGCGCGAGGCGAGGTCTGTCACCTCGTCAGCCTACGCGCGCCCCCGGGGCGAGGCCGAATCCAGCGGGGTCCCGGGACGGGGCCGACGGCGCTCCGGGCGCCGCTGGGTGCCCTCCCGGGGCGGTTCGCCGCCGTCCTCGTCGTCCAGCTCGGCCAGCAGCGCCCGCAGCTCGCCGCGGATCTCGTTGCGGATGAAGTCGCGGGTGGCCAGCTCGCCCACCGACATCCGCAGGCTGGCGATCTCGCGGGCGAGGTAGTCGGTGTCGGCGCGGGCCTGCGCGGCCTGCCGGCGGTCGGCCTCGGTGGTGATCCGGTCCCGGGCCTCCTGCCGGTTCTGGGCCAGCAGGATCAGCGGGGCGGCGTAGGAGGCCTGCAGCGAGAGCAGCAGCGTCAGGAAGATGAAGGGGAAGTAGTCCGGGGCGTTCTCCGGGCCCGCCATCACGTTGCCCACGATCCAGAGCACGATGATCACCGTCATCCAGGCCAGGAAGCGCGCGGTGCCCATGAAGCGGGCGAATCCCTCGGCGAAGGCGCCGAAGGCGTCGTTGTCCACCCGGAACCGGGGGAGCCACGAGCGCCGTCGCGGTCCCGGGGTGTTCAGTCGTTCAGCGGAGCTGGGCCGGGTCGCCATGACGGGCACCTCCCTCGGTGTCGGTGGTCTGGTCGCGCAGGTCGTCATCGACCGGCGCGACGCCGTCCATCTGGTCCCCGCGCCAGTCCTCGGGCAGCATGTGGTCCAGCACGTCGTCCACGGTGACCGCCCCGAGCAGGTGCGAGCCCTCGTCCACCACCGGCGCGGAGACCAGGTTGTAGGTGGCGAAGTACCGGCTCACCTCGGCCAGGCTGGCCGTGGCCTGCAGCGGCTCCAGGGTCGAGTCGATCAGCCCCGAGACCAGCAGCGACGGCGGCTCGCGGAGCAGCCGCTGGATGTGCACCCCGCCGACGAAGGCCCCGGTCGGGGTCTCGTGGGGGCTGCGGCAGACGTAGACCATGCTGGCCAGGGCCGGGGTGAGGTCCTCGTCGCGGACCAGGGCCAGCGCGTCGG
The sequence above is a segment of the Auraticoccus monumenti genome. Coding sequences within it:
- a CDS encoding EamA family transporter, which produces MTLRDTWLAALVALIWGLNFLVIDWGLTDMPPLLLVALRFVAVAVPAVFLVPRPAAPWRVVVAVGVFTSLGQFALLYLGLQAGMPPGLAALLLQAQVVLTVVIAAGALRERPRPAQVAGVLLGSGGLAVVAVGRGGDVTLTALLLVLGAALSWAVGNVVTRSAGVGSGLGLTVWSALVVPAPVLALSLVTDGPTVVGAALAGISWQAVVSTLYTAGLASLVGYGIFSTLLGRYRSATVVPWVLLVPVVAMSAAWLLLDQRPNAAEAGGGLLLVLGALVATRAGQRPGPADGTGSRLRWRRRRTGPRPRPAPATR
- a CDS encoding LysR family transcriptional regulator, giving the protein MIDLSALVSLRAVDATGSVSAAADALGYTPSAVSQQIKRLERQAGVALLERVGRGVMLTGPGRRLVEEGATLLLDLEQIEAGLLAEAGTVSGRLRVTAFSTAMRGLVAPAVATLLTDHPDLEVTLTESEPFEAVDLVAAGQADVAVVHSWGDQALETPDHVDPVPVGRDVADVLVPVGHRLAGRTRVSPHDLVDEDWIATPEGSICRRWLSRMHDGTGRPPRIAHQAFEFESHVAMVEAGLGIALVPRLGRQPLPPGVVAVAVHRPVPERTITALSRRSMGSSPAVRAVLDALGRAGEGTHPLAPAPRRLR
- a CDS encoding serine hydrolase domain-containing protein; its protein translation is MVSDEELDEALRGLGGRGLSLHGVHIHRPGGSPVVRSWSIDVRRDLYSVSKTITSLAVGLAEAEGRLGLDDLLLDHLPALVRTAAAGTEAITIRHLLTMTSGITWRWSDPDADHPGDPAAEALAAPLSAEPGASFAYRGASTYLLSRVLHACTGEDLRDYLRPRLFAPLGIGNPQWSRCPLGFSLGAVGLQLRTEELARVGRVLLDGGAHEGRRLLPAGYLAEMSADMVATGEHRATGASAPHPDNERYGLQVWGCSRAGAWRMDGIHGQLCILLPEQGVCVTVTASHPGPTSDVLDSVWEVLLPALT
- a CDS encoding Mrp/NBP35 family ATP-binding protein gives rise to the protein MTDLASRTPDHPLLPALYAALARVDDPEIKRPITELGMVASVDVDADSHVRVEVLLTIAGCPLKETLTREVTAAAAGVPGVATVAVELGVMSAEQRAGLKDLLNNGQTSREIPFARADNLTRVLAIASGKGGVGKSSLTVNLALALAQSGQSVGVLDADIYGHSVPAMLGVADARPTSIEEMIMPVPVMGLKVISIGMLKPRRDQVVAWRGPILDRALQQMLADVYWGDLDHLLIDLPPGTGDVAISLGQKLPNAEVLVVTTPQQAAAEVAERAGTMASMMNQRVIGVVENMSGLSVACPHCGERHTHDVFGTGGGEDVARTLTTRLGYEVELLAKVPLDPALRLGGDEGSPVVADEVPGGAGEALRDLAVRLGRRNRPLQGLQLGLSPAGR
- a CDS encoding DUF1003 domain-containing protein, with protein sequence MATRPSSAERLNTPGPRRRSWLPRFRVDNDAFGAFAEGFARFMGTARFLAWMTVIIVLWIVGNVMAGPENAPDYFPFIFLTLLLSLQASYAAPLILLAQNRQEARDRITTEADRRQAAQARADTDYLAREIASLRMSVGELATRDFIRNEIRGELRALLAELDDEDGGEPPREGTQRRPERRRPRPGTPLDSASPRGRA